In Nitrospirota bacterium, the genomic window GTTTGATCACAACGGCATCCGGACTGATTATAAGATTTATGAAAGCGTTATCAACAGCAATGAGAGGATGACATATACCAATGTCAGCAAGGTACTGCAAGATCAGGATCAGGAAATAATATCCAGATATGCAGGGCTTGTGGACACATTTCTGCTTATGAAGGAGCTGTGCCTTAAGATACGCTCCAAACGGATGAAGCGTGGCAGCATAGATTTTGATCTGCCGGAGCCTGAGATAATACTGGACCTTCAGAGTAACACAATAGACATCGTTAAATCAGTACGGAACATAGCACATCAAATAATTGAGGAGTTCATGATTTCCGCCAATGAAACAATTGCCCGCCACATGTCCGGCAAACCAATTCCTTCAATTTACAGGGTGCACGAGCCGCCTGATGAAGACAAGATCTCTGAGTTCAACGAGTTTATATCGGAAATAGGTTACAGCCACAAGCTGATACATCAGAATCCCAAAACATTCCAGAAATTGCTGCATAAATTGACCGGCAGGCCGGAAGAGGCATTGATTAACCAGCTCCTGCTGCGCACCATGAAGCAGGCAAGATATGCAGTAGAGAACATCGGGCACTTCGGCCTTGCGTCACAGCATTATACCCATTTTACATCGCCAATACGCAGATACCCTGACCTGATTGTGCACCGCCTGGTAAAGGATACCATTAAACGGCGTTATCTGAAAAAGGATATAAGGCAGCAGCTTGATGTCATCCTTCCTGAGATTGCAAGTCAGACATCAGCAAAAGAACGTATGGCAATGGATGCTGAAAGGGACGTTGTAGAATTGAAGAAGCTCCAGTATATGCAAAATAAGATCGGGACTCAATATGATGGTGTGATATCAGGGGTTACTTCATTCGGATTCTTCGTAGAACTGGAAGACATTCTTGTAGAAGGCCTCGTTCGTGTAACTTCAATGTATGACGATTTCTACAGGCTGGATGAGAAAGGACACAGACTTCTTGGTGACAGATCCAGGAAGATATACAGGCTTGGAGACAGCGTACGTGTTCGCCTTGAAAAGGTAAATATGGAAAACAGAAAGATAGACTTCACCCTGGTATAATGTTAATATATTTTCATGAAATTCAAAAAAGAACGGGTTTCAATCCTTGCCACCGGTATTTTCGAAGGTCTCCTGAAGAACGGACTTATTTCTGCAAACGTCCCGGCAGAAGAACTGATCAGAAAAATTGAAAATACTGTTATGGATGATCTGATGATCGAAGACAAACTCAATGAAGAGGTCCGGGAAATTCTGAAAAGTCATTCAAAACAGCTTGAGAAGGAGAGTGTAAATTATCAGAAGATGTTTCAGATGGTCAAAGACAAGCTTGTTAAGGAAAGGGGATTAATTCTCTGATATGATAATGAGCGAAGACAAGATAAACCATCTGTCACACCTAATTTTAAAGGGCATTAAGGATGCGCCCGTTACGTTCAAGGCAGACGATGTGTCGGTATTGAGGGAGATCAAACGTTTGATTTCCGCTGAGGTTCACATAGATGAAGAAGTGGATGCAATTGTAAGAAAAAAACTGGCCGCTTATACCAAAAAGACAGATGAAGGAACCCCTGACTGGAACCACCAGTATAATCGCTTCTTTGAAGAGGAGATGAGGAAGCGCAGGAGATAATCACCCTCTCCTGCGGGATATCTTTTCCTTTATCTCATGCAGTTTTGCATATTGTTTTGGAAATACGGTCCTGAGCTTGGACAAATTCCGCCTTACAAATGAGCTTGACCTTGAGATTAACGCGATCCCGATTATAAACGGCACAAAACCAGGGAAAAATGGAAGCAGGAACCCTGCCAGTCCTATAACTATCAATACAGAACCGGCTGCAAAATAGACAGAGCGTTTAACCATATACTACTGAAGGTCTGTAGCCGCTGTTGTAATTTCCCCGCCCGTTATATTGAAACTCCCGGTCTTTGTCTCCATCCTGTCATTGACAGAGATGATTATGTAGACCGCCTCCGGATAATAGGCAAGCTCCACATCTGTCCGTGAAGGAAAGGCAGGGTGATTGGGGTGCGAATGGTATATTGCCTTGAGTTCCGTTCCAAGTGACCTCATCTCTTTAAAGACCCTCATCTGCTCAGCCGGATCCATAAGGTATCTTGTCCTTGACTGGTCAATATTGGACATAGGATATATGTGCGATACCACGCCGTTTTTTCCACCAAGTATCCCGCAGCACTCGAGGGGAAAATCATTCTTTGCGTGTTCAATCATTGATTCCGCAATTTCAGGTGGAATTCTCAGCATGGATAACTGGGGACAACGGCTATATCTTAAGTGTACAGCTCTGCTCGTAGTCCATCAACCCGGTAATCTTTTTCTCTTTGCCACACAGAAAACAGTTTGGATCTTTTTGAGTCCTGACCTTCAGGAACTTCATACCAAGCGCATCATATATCAACAGGTGGGACGCAAGCGAGCTGCCTATTCCAAGCACCTCCTTGACAGCCTCTGTAGCCTGTATCACGCCGACTGTCCCGGCCAGGACGCCAAGGACGCCGGCCTCCTGACAACTTGGCACAAGGCCCGGCGGAGGAGGCTCAGGATAAAGGCACCTGTAGCAGGGATGTCCGTCATGAGGCTTTAACGTGGTAACCTGTCCTTCAAACCTGAAGATACTGCCGGAAATGAGCGGTTTTCCGCTGAAGAAACATGCATCATTTACAAGAAACCTTGTGGGGAAGTTATCTGACCCGTCAAGGACAAGGTCATAATCCTTTATTATATCCATTATATTCGCAGAAGAGAGCCTTTCCCTGTAAGGAACCACCTTAACATCAGGGTTCAATGCCCCAAGGGTTTCCCTTGCAGACTCAACCTTTGGTTTATTAAGCGTCTTCATGGAATGGAGTATCTGTCTCTGTAGATTGGACATATCAACGACATCGTCATCAATAATACCGATAGTGCCAACCCCTGCAGCGGCAAGATAGAGGGCAACAGGAGAGCCAAGCCCGCCTGCGCCGGTAATAAAGACCCTGGCTTCACAGAGCTTCTCCTGCCCCTTTCCACCAACTTCTGAAAGGATTATATGCCTGCTATATCTCTTAACCTGCTCCTCAGTAAAATCCATACAATTCCTATTCTATAATATTTCTTTCTATAGGTTCTACTTTAACTCCCTTAGCTCGCAGGGATTCAACGGCCTTCTCTATCTCGCCCGATTCACCCTCCAGTTCAAGCTCAACCCATCCGGTCTTCTCTCTGACATCCGCCCTTCTTACATTGGTAACAACTTTAAACTCCCGGCCTAACTGGTATATGAGAGGCTCCTTGATCTTGTCTTCAGGGAAATTAATCCTGATTCTGTAATATGACATCAGTCTATCCTCCGGCTATTGCAGGGACAATAGAAACCTCGTCGCCATCCGAGAGAGCCGTATCACTGCCCTGTTTAAACCTTATATCTTCCTCATTAACGTAAATGTTTACAAAGCGCCTCAGGTTTCCTGCCTCATCACAAAGCCGTTCTTTAATTCCGGGATATCTTACTTCGAGGTCTCCAAGCATCTCTCCTATTGTCTTTCCTGATGCATCAATCTCGCCCTGTCCGTCAGTCAATCTGCGTAATGGTGTGGGAATTCGTACCTTAATTGCCATGTATCACCTCTTATGATTTTTCCCTGATGTTCAAAGACTTTTCAAATGCATCCATAGAAGGGTCTATCCTTACGACATCGCCGACAGCGTTTATCACAGCCTCCTGTGTCTTTAAACCATTCCCCGTAACATAGGCCACTACACTCTCATCCGCCGGTATAAGCCCCTTCATGACCAGCTTCTTCAGAACAGCTATAGTGACCCCTCCTGCTGTCTCGGCAAAGATCCCTTCAGTCCTGGCAAGGAGCTTAATCCCTTCAATGGTCTCTGTATCAGAGACGGCATCAACACTCCCCTTGCTCTCATGAACAGCCTTTAGTGCATAGTATCCATCTGCCGGGTTGCCAATCGCAATTGACTTGGCAATAGTCTTCGGTTTAACAGGCTTTATAAAGTCCCTGCCTTCTTTAAAGGCTGAGGCTACAGGGGAACATCCTTCTGCCTGTGCTCCATTCACCTTTGTATGCACACTGTCTATCAATCCAAGAGTCTTAAACTCATTAAACCCCTTCCATATTTTTGTCAACAAAGACCCGGATGCAACAGGAACAACCACATGGTCAGGCGCCTTCCACCCAAGCTGTTCGGCTGTTTCAAATGCCAGCGTCTTTGACCCCTCAGCATAATATGGTCTGATATTTATGTTGACAAATGCCCAGTTATACTCCCCTGCCACTTCACTGCACAACCTGTTTACATCATCGTAATTTCCGTTAACAGCAACAACAGTGGGAGAGTATATCAGACTGCCAAGTATCTTGCCTGCTTCAAGGTCCCCGGGTATAAACACATAACACTGAAGCTTTGCCTCAGCCGCATGCGCTGCCACGGAATTTGCGAGATTTCCTGTTGACGCACAGGCAACTGCAGTAAAACCAAGTTCCTTAGCCCTCGTAATGGCAACTGCCACTACCCTGTCTTTAAATGACAGCGTCGGGTGATTGACCGTATCATTCTTGATATAGAGCTTATTAAGACCAAGCTCTTCTCCAAGATTCTTCGCATGGATCAGGGGTGTAAAACCGGCATACAGGCCAACAGTCGGCAGGCCTTCAACCGGAAGGAGATCGGCATATCTCCAGAGGCTCCCGGGACCGTTCTCAATGCGCTCCCGGCTTATCTGTTTTTTGATCTCATCGTAATTATAGTCAACTTCGAGGGGACCAAAACAGAACTCACATACGTGCAGTGCAACAGCCGGATATAACTTTCCACACTCCCTGCATTTAAGTCCTTTGATTTTTTGTTTTAAAATATCAGATGCTGCAGACTTCTTGTTCATAATCTATCAATTCTTTAATCGTAGGATTTTCGCCGCATACAGGACACTTTGGATTTTTCCTGATTTTGATCTCCCTGAACTCCATCTTGTGGGCATCAAAAGTCATCAATCTGTCTTTAAGCGGTTGCCCTATGTTTAGTATTAACTTTAGCACCTCTGTCGCCTGTATCGTACCTACTACCCCGGCAAGGACGCCGACCACACCTGCCTCCTGACATGTCGGTATAAGCCCTGCAGGCGGCGGACTGTTAAACACGCACCTGTAACAGGCCGTCTTATGCGGCACAATAGACATAACCTGTCCTACAAACCTGAGTATCCCGCCATGTACGAGGGGCTTGTCAGCAAAAACTGCTGCATCATTTGCTAAAAATTTTGCCGGGAAATTATCGGTACCGTCAAGAATAACGTCATACTCCTTGAAAAGTTCCAATGCATTACGCGAGGTCAGAAGTTCATGATATGTTTTTACCTCTACATCCGGATTAAGCGCCTCTATTTTCTCTTTAGCAGAAATTACCTTTGGTTTATCAATGTCAGGTGTCTGATGGATTATCTGCCTCTGTAAGTTAGAGAGGTCGACGACATCGCCATCAATGATACCAAGCACTCCAATCCCGGCTGCCGCAAGGTAATATGCCGCAGGAGATCCAAGCCCTCCGGCGCCGATTACGAGCACCCTGGATTGGCGGATCTTCTTCTGCCCCTTGCCTCCGACCTCAGGAAGGATTATATGCCTGCTGTACCTCTTAATCTGATCATCAGTAAAACTCAATTATAGCCTCCATGCCAGGTTGACGTTCAAAAATGCACAGTTGCAGCGTCAACCTCTACATTCTGAAGTATTTTTCTATGCTGATATAACGCTCTC contains:
- a CDS encoding MoaD/ThiS family protein translates to MAIKVRIPTPLRRLTDGQGEIDASGKTIGEMLGDLEVRYPGIKERLCDEAGNLRRFVNIYVNEEDIRFKQGSDTALSDGDEVSIVPAIAGG
- a CDS encoding threonine synthase: MNKKSAASDILKQKIKGLKCRECGKLYPAVALHVCEFCFGPLEVDYNYDEIKKQISRERIENGPGSLWRYADLLPVEGLPTVGLYAGFTPLIHAKNLGEELGLNKLYIKNDTVNHPTLSFKDRVVAVAITRAKELGFTAVACASTGNLANSVAAHAAEAKLQCYVFIPGDLEAGKILGSLIYSPTVVAVNGNYDDVNRLCSEVAGEYNWAFVNINIRPYYAEGSKTLAFETAEQLGWKAPDHVVVPVASGSLLTKIWKGFNEFKTLGLIDSVHTKVNGAQAEGCSPVASAFKEGRDFIKPVKPKTIAKSIAIGNPADGYYALKAVHESKGSVDAVSDTETIEGIKLLARTEGIFAETAGGVTIAVLKKLVMKGLIPADESVVAYVTGNGLKTQEAVINAVGDVVRIDPSMDAFEKSLNIREKS
- a CDS encoding DUF507 family protein; amino-acid sequence: MKFKKERVSILATGIFEGLLKNGLISANVPAEELIRKIENTVMDDLMIEDKLNEEVREILKSHSKQLEKESVNYQKMFQMVKDKLVKERGLIL
- the rnr gene encoding ribonuclease R, with the translated sequence MKFTRNDILRLMQGRAYRPLLLTELMAVLSVPKKKQDTFYETLEKMLGDGLIVRIRGDRYGLPEKMNLVTGVLQGHADGYGFVISGTEGIQDVFIPRRSMMGAMHNDKVVARIEASGRDGKREGRIIRIIERFHKKIVGRFEKGRNFGFIIPTDRKICYDLFIAPKYFHGAKDGDLVVAEITAYPQKSRNPEGEIIKVLGKATTPGIDTEVIIEEYGLPAVFSQEILSEAESLPDEVTNEMMQGRRDLRSLTTVTIDGERAKDFDDAVSIEKTAGGKYILWVHIADVSHYVPWDSPLDQEAYSRGTSVYLPDRVIPMFPEKLSNHICSLNPKTDRLTMTVEMLFDHNGIRTDYKIYESVINSNERMTYTNVSKVLQDQDQEIISRYAGLVDTFLLMKELCLKIRSKRMKRGSIDFDLPEPEIILDLQSNTIDIVKSVRNIAHQIIEEFMISANETIARHMSGKPIPSIYRVHEPPDEDKISEFNEFISEIGYSHKLIHQNPKTFQKLLHKLTGRPEEALINQLLLRTMKQARYAVENIGHFGLASQHYTHFTSPIRRYPDLIVHRLVKDTIKRRYLKKDIRQQLDVILPEIASQTSAKERMAMDAERDVVELKKLQYMQNKIGTQYDGVISGVTSFGFFVELEDILVEGLVRVTSMYDDFYRLDEKGHRLLGDRSRKIYRLGDSVRVRLEKVNMENRKIDFTLV
- a CDS encoding DUF507 family protein encodes the protein MSEDKINHLSHLILKGIKDAPVTFKADDVSVLREIKRLISAEVHIDEEVDAIVRKKLAAYTKKTDEGTPDWNHQYNRFFEEEMRKRRR
- the moeB gene encoding molybdopterin-synthase adenylyltransferase MoeB — protein: MDFTEEQVKRYSRHIILSEVGGKGQEKLCEARVFITGAGGLGSPVALYLAAAGVGTIGIIDDDVVDMSNLQRQILHSMKTLNKPKVESARETLGALNPDVKVVPYRERLSSANIMDIIKDYDLVLDGSDNFPTRFLVNDACFFSGKPLISGSIFRFEGQVTTLKPHDGHPCYRCLYPEPPPPGLVPSCQEAGVLGVLAGTVGVIQATEAVKEVLGIGSSLASHLLIYDALGMKFLKVRTQKDPNCFLCGKEKKITGLMDYEQSCTLKI
- a CDS encoding NIL domain-containing protein, whose protein sequence is MSYYRIRINFPEDKIKEPLIYQLGREFKVVTNVRRADVREKTGWVELELEGESGEIEKAVESLRAKGVKVEPIERNIIE
- the moeB gene encoding molybdopterin-synthase adenylyltransferase MoeB → MSFTDDQIKRYSRHIILPEVGGKGQKKIRQSRVLVIGAGGLGSPAAYYLAAAGIGVLGIIDGDVVDLSNLQRQIIHQTPDIDKPKVISAKEKIEALNPDVEVKTYHELLTSRNALELFKEYDVILDGTDNFPAKFLANDAAVFADKPLVHGGILRFVGQVMSIVPHKTACYRCVFNSPPPAGLIPTCQEAGVVGVLAGVVGTIQATEVLKLILNIGQPLKDRLMTFDAHKMEFREIKIRKNPKCPVCGENPTIKELIDYEQEVCSI
- a CDS encoding M67 family metallopeptidase; the encoded protein is MLRIPPEIAESMIEHAKNDFPLECCGILGGKNGVVSHIYPMSNIDQSRTRYLMDPAEQMRVFKEMRSLGTELKAIYHSHPNHPAFPSRTDVELAYYPEAVYIIISVNDRMETKTGSFNITGGEITTAATDLQ